The region gggatgttacaaaaaaagTTATAGGTGTTGTTCTTTATTCTATTTTGGGGACTATAAGTTGGAATTCAATTTGAGTATCCAAAATTGGTTGTatcattttgttttttgttttactAAAAGACATCGGGAAATGGTGTTTATGATTAGGTTGCTCAAGTTTTTCGAAATCTTGATTTGGCCCCAACTGCATGGGTAAAAACGTTATTACGTTTGTGTGCTAAGATCCTAAAATCCAATCTAATGCGGTGAGGCATGTTCTTTGAAATGACTGAGGTAAAAACATTGGAGATACGTCACATCAATTACACATGTACATTATTTTTATACAATTGATAAACCATATTATACTTTTGGTTTTACTTATTTGATTATTTGGTATTTTGAACACCCTCATATATAGTTTGCCTTAGGCCTTAAATCGGGTCGGACCAAGCTCTTGAAGTGAAAAAGTATGATCTATATATTTTATGAAAACTCAATATTCATTTCCACTGCTATACagggaaaataataataataacaataaacttTTAGCGTTTTTTAAAATACCATTACCACCTGGCTATCTGTATGGTCTTCGTGACAAGTATAATAAAGCTAAAAAAAATATCATGTTAGATCATTTAGCAACTAgggtgtcgaacgggtaaaattttcgggtttcgggtagaacgggtatttcctaaagaaaataatacccgatattcgacctatattgtaatttgggttttcgggtattcgggtttgaggtcgggtcgggtaattatcgggtatacccgaaaatttcttaaatgacacttactgataatttttttctttagtttttttatttttacatgttggttgATTTAATAAAGAATCGGGTAGGAAAATACTCaatacaattaacaagtacatatataataagaatacaaatcattataatatgttatgtatttttttaatttcattccgTGCGATAGTTAGAAACTGAGAATTGTGATGATGGTTCAGGACTTCAGCTTCAACGTCGTATTCCATTGTCAAGTTTGCGCCGACTGTCGAGTCGTCGTTCACAAGAAGGAAACGAATGGTTTTGTTTTATTAGTAGTGTGCGTATgtgactgcattgtatatttggtattatttaaaaaacgaattcgggtatacctgaaaataaatattcatacgtaaaacccgacctatattattatcgggttaaTCTATTAGccgaatgttcatacccgttacccgttctacccgacccattcggaacgggtcgggtgggtagaacgggtttcgggTTTTTTCGACAGGCCTATTAGCAACCACACTTTAACCATAAAATGAGGATTTTTTTATAACGCATTCAATATTTGCAAAGTAAGAATGTTAAATTAAGATTTTAAATTAGGATTATATTCAAGAAGCAACAAATTACTTTCATACGTTCATTATAACCAAGTATTTTCATTCCATCCGATTACAACATTGTATTGAAAAAAGAAAATCTATACAATTAtctaatattataagtttattttttcttattaagacatctccttactataataaatgaagataatTTTGCCACATATCAATTTctaatgagttttgacacttatcattttgtgatattttttgaataaataatatccatttttcaatttatggtttttcttttcaatttttaaaattaaaaaaccacataatacttatacttatatatgtaaactatcaaatgtaataaatattatactgaattgtaattaatatgtttcttatttcaaaatttcatttcttatttcaaagttttattttaaaaaatgcttattatttacattttaatattttattttttttaatcaacacGTATAATACACGGGTTTTACACCTAGTTATACATTAAAAATCTAGTAAGCTATAACTTATAACATAGGAAATTAGTTTGTATTTGAATGACACTGAGGATGAGACTCGATGCTGTCATGACCCAGTAAATGGTGTTTGACATTAATTTTTCAACTACTTATAGGAGTTTTAAGGACGATGATAACTATTTTCCGATCTTAACCGAGTATCATTAATCAATCAGAATAGTTGATACCAATAGCTTTTCTCCTAGATGCCATATTTTGTGGATAACCAAATGAAACACCTCTTAGTCCACTTTTACCGGGAGGTTATAAATTGTAAACCTTACCTTTCATTCAAAATCCGAAATCATTAATCTCTTCTTTAACTATTTACAAGTATCAACACACACCAAAGAGAAGCAAAATTCAAGTACGAGTAGTTACATACTTATAGAGACGAAAGTATAAAGCAAAATAATCCAGCGAACTTGCCATTGTCATCAAAATCACCCCTTGGGAAAAAAGACAAGGGGAATAAAAAGAAATAGAAGATAATTTAAGTACACTTATCAATACAGAATTATAGAGCTAAATTGCAATGTAGTTAAACATTCTTACAAAATTATGCCTCCGAGTTCAAGTAGACCACTTCTGCTTTTGGTGATGCTCGAGGGAAGCGCATAACATCCTTTGAGATGGCAAGTATTTTTTTAGCATCAAGATCTCCACTTGCTGTGATGGTAAGCTTCTCGAGAGAAGGGGAATGAGCAAGAAGAAGCTTTATAAAAAGAAGTTCTGGTTTTGATCCTTCTAAATATGTTATCTCAACAGTTTGCAACTGATCCAATGTACAATCCAAGCAGTTTGGGGATTCCAAATGATTTGAAGCAGGTCCCACATCTACTCGGGGATCCTGAAGCAACACCATAATGCAACAGCAGTTTAGCTCTGAACTCTTGTATCATGTaagaaaaataattatataattttagCACTTGCTACTTTACCACCTGCATGTCCTgcatatacatatgcagactttCCAGATTGGGTGAGTTTCGAAGCAAACAAAGAGCAGCATGAAGTAGATCCAAATCACCAAGTTGAAAAAACAGCAACCAGAGACATTTTAAACTACAAATCGGATGTGGAAGCAATTTAGGAATCTTTTCTGCAGCCAAAAACTGTGAAATGAAAGTTAGATTTTAAATTATCCGATAAACATGAGAATTACATACCCCTCTGAGCAAAATTCAATTGAGGAAGAGCATAAAAAGTTTACCTTAACAAAATAACTGTCAATACCAAAGGTTCTAACTGTGGGCAAGTTACTAAAAATTGTGGCCAAATTAGTTTTTTCAGCTTGTTCATAATCTTGTATGCGGTTCTGCAAAATAATTACAACCTCAAAAAGGCATGGACTGTCTAATAACTGGATCAACATGGCATCAGGGCAAGTTAGGACTTCCAAATACTGCAGTTTTGTAGCCTTAATATTGAAATTGTAAACATTTATGCACCAATACAGGGACAACTTCTTAAGCTGTGGTAGGTTGACCTTAGCTCCACTCAAGCTAGCCCCAAAATCGATATCCTTGAGAAAAAGTTCTTCAAGATTGAGAAATCCTTCAAACTCAAGTGGCTTATAGAAACAGTTTTGCAGTTCCAACTTTCTCAATTCTAGAAAACAAAACAGATAAGAAGGAAGTTCATAACGTTGATTTAAATTAGTAAGGACGAGTTCAGTAACACCCTGTCTAGATAAGAATGACATCCATTGATCAACTTCCAGGAAGCTATCAAGAACCATGTTTGGTATGTTGAGATGAAATTTCAAGATAGGACCCTTGTGAAGGAACAAGACTTGGTTGATGATCCTGACAAACCCATTACGACCAAAAGCTCCATTTTTTGCAAATTTATTGGAGAAATGTTTATCAAAAACCACAGCCTTCAATTTGGTCCATCTGTACCTCCAACTTTTTGATATAATGCTTGTCCTTACTGTGTCTTGAACTGGGATCCGTTCTAAGATTGAATCTATCAAGTGTTCTGGCAGGTTACTGATTCTATCTTCTCCAACACAACTGACAACCCTCCCATTACTCTCTGTCATCAGATTCATAGATGAAGAAAAAAAGGACTAAGTCATCTCAAAGAAAGGGAAGGAAACAGTTAACACTGAACATCTTCACATTTCTAATAGACTAATACTCTTATTAATTTCCGTTTAATTCCAACGGAGGTTTTGGGCGTCGGAACATAAACTCATGATAAATAAGTTTTTTATCTGCAATACTTCGAATTTAACCGCTCTAAGCATTTTTTAGGAAATTTGACTCACATATTAAATACTGTAACACAAATAGATAATAATCCAAGTGATTTCAACAGCATAATGGCTTAAAGAAGGGCCATGGAATATCAAAGGGAAAATCTAAGGACGTGAATTCAGCTGCTATAAAAAGAGGTTATTCCATAATTATAAGAGCAATATCAGCTATACAAAAGCAAAGGTAGAAACTTGTCGTATGAGGTTGAAGAATGAAGGGCCTTTTCTGTCAATGGGTCAATGAAAACAGTTAAAGGATGTATGGGAATTTAATAGATACTTTTGATGCCACGTAACTCTACAGGTGTTCACCTctctattttttaatttttatttttacagGGATACAATTTCTTTTGGGTTCAATTTTGGTCTATACTCAAGCTTCTAGTTGCATCAATGGCTTCCACTGGTAAAACCCAACTTAAAACAACGTACATAACTACATAATATACGTTCTACTTGCAAAAACTAGATTTTACCCTTCGTACTACCTTACATAATTAGCTACTATTCAATTATCTTTAAACGCATGTAATAATTCTTCTGGAAATCGGTTTCCCAATTTCTGTTTTCCGGTGGATATAATGATAGATAATGACTACCCAAAAACAAAGTTTATGTTTTCAACTGGAATGAAGAAAAGAAAACCTAAACAACATAATTGAAACAAAATCTCTTTACCAAACGACTTTCAATGAAATAAAAAGATGAAGTTTTATGAAGTAGAAACTTACCCATCTTACAGTCTCACGAGCCAGGGTAAAATATCGAACGATTGGGAATTCAGTTTAATATCCACCAGCCCCTAAATTATATATACAGTAAATAAGTGTAAAAACTATGTTAACATTATGCTccaaatttaataaaggaaagaaaagtcttcattttaaaGATTAcgtaatcttttttttttatatcaGCGTAAGAGTGAAATCTGTTAATGGTAAATTCTTATTTTACTTTTGGATTACTAAATTAACTATACAGTAAAACTACCAGCAAAAATCTCTTGGAAtgtgaatatgatttcctttttTATGGGCAAATGGCATAACTGTtggatttccaaaaaaaaaatattggtttTATCTTTGAACATGTTTTGGGGTTAATAAAATCTGGCATTTTCAATATTTGGTTCGTTTATTGGGTTTGAACATGTAAACAAGTGTAACTGGTTACCCATAACTGCGTGGCCTTTTATGAATAAGTTAGCAAACAATGTTAATGAACGTTACGTCCGCTTATAGGAGAAGCAAACATATCACTCTAACATCACCTTTTGCACATAAACGTATATAGGGCCGGATCGTTGATTTTAAGGAACATGTGCTAAGAAGAAAAATGGGGACCTAAATaccattttttaatatatatatatatatatatatatatatatatatatatatatatatatatatatatatatatatatatatatataaaaggaaaaACAAATTTAAGACCGTGAATTATCGTTAAGGAAAACataaaagtaaataaattaattaaaaaggaacatatggaattttataaaaaattcaaGGGCTAATTATGTAACTTTTGAAAACTCATTTGTTAAACATATTGGAAGGAGTGGTTGATTATAAAATATATGGCATAAAGAAATTGTCAAATTTGTACCTTAAATTTAAAACATCCAAAAATGACATCCAAAAATGACGTGAAAAGGCATCGAACACATGTTGCTTTTGAATAAAGGAGACGCCTTTGCCAATTGGGCTACACAAAGTTTGTGTAATATCTTgattaaattcatatatatttagttattagatatataatttaattaaaactcaGACCTTTTTTTTCCGGAGCCCTGTGCAGCTGCCCCTTGTGCCCCCCTTCAAAATCGGGCCTGAACGTATACATACACTCATAAACGCTTGGAATTTGACAACAACATCTCAAATTAAGGGGTTTTTGAAGATTAGGGTTCAATTTTATGGTAAAAGTGTTCGGAAATGTGTAATTTAAGGTTATCGGAGAGTCGATTTCACAGGCTAATTTGCAGTTCATCAGTAAATGTGGTTTATCTTTTTTGTTCTTGAGAGGTCAACGTTAATGTGTGGTTTTTCAAGTTGGTGTGATGGATTTGGATTCAAGAGACGAAGGCTACACATACCCATTTGTTGGTTTACAGAGCAAGGCTCTGGTCTTAATGAGATGGATTTTAAGTTTCATGGAATCTACACGGACCATGAACTAGAGCAAGAGTTCGTTACTTCAAAGGACATATGTAAGGACATATTTCTTATTCTTAATGTGCTACTAATTGatgaaaattttagaaacttTAGTATGGCTGATGAAGTAAGAGCACATGTGTATCATGTGAATGATTGGCAAAGTGATAAAGAAGAGCAAGAGCAGGTGAAAAACAAGTACATAATATATGATCCAAACACAAGATGGGATAACATGGAATAAAAGCTTGGTGACATTTTTGAGCCTGTTACACAACTAAagttttttttatccaaaactaTGTAGTCTACAAAAGGTATCAACTTTACTTTGAAAAGTGTGATAGTAACAACATAGTTTCAAGATGTGGGAAAAGGAATGAGAACAATGTTTGCCCTTTTAGACTGTATGCCCCATGGATGTTCAATGAAAGATCTTTTCAGATTAACAGTTTAGAAGCTACTCATGTTTGTGGTAGGAAGCTTAGATTTGGCTCAATGGCTACTCTTAAATACACTACATAAATGACATTTGTAAATAAAACCAAAGGTAAAGCTTAAAGAGATTATTACTGACCTCAAACAAAGGTTTAGGTGTGTTGTGTTTATAAGCCAATGTCGTAGGGAAAAGAAATGGGCTTGTGAGATAATTAAAGGTAAATTGACTGATCATTATGCAAGAATATGGTATTATGCACAAGAGTTGTTAAGATCCAATCCAGTCTCTACATGTAAAGTGTGTGTAACTATCAATCTAAATGGAAAAAAATCACAGGTTTTACATTGGTTTCAAAGCTACAAGTGAAGGATGGAAAATAAGGTGCAAAACAGTCATTGATTTGGATGGGTGCTTTCTCAAGGGAGCAGTAAATGATGAGTTGTGAAGAGCCAAAGGTAGCGATGCCAATAATCATGTCTGCCTAATTGCTTGGGTTGTTGTGGATGTTGAGAATAAGCCTAATTGGACTTGGTTTCTTGAGCTTCTAAGGGATGATTTAGAGTTTGATGGTGGAAGAGGTTTGGTAGTGATATCAGATTAAAAAAGGTACAAGTGTACACACTTTTCCTCGATTTATATGCTTAATAATCTTATATATGTCTTGTAGGGTCTACTGGAATCAGTAAATCATATATTGCCTCGTGTTGAGCACAAACAATCTGCAAGACACATTTATGCCAATTTTAGGAAAGCTTTCATAGCTAGGGTTAGAGTAAAAGAAGTTTTTTTCGACTGCCTCTATGAGTTATGTGGAAGGTGACTTCAAGAAGCATATATAAAACATTTTGAGTGTAAGCCCTTCTACATATTAATATTttatgtaaaaaaacaaaaacatggTGTAAAGCCTTCTTTTATTAGGTTATGCGTGTAAAGCAGTTTAGAATGTGATCTCAAATTGCTTTAACTCAATTATAATTGGATGTTAGGTAAAAGCATTTAATCACCATGCTTGAAGaaatatggatatatatatatatatatatatatatatatcctagacATGTTTGTTCATATTAATGAGGAAAGTGAAAGATGGAATTCTAATGTTTGTTCAATAGTGTTGAGGAAAGTGAAAGATGGAATCTCTTTGGGAAGAATATGAGGTGCCattttgtgcattctaacacttatCTTACTCATTAAAATGATCGTTACTAATTGTATAATTGATTGTAGGTTTTGGTTGATAATTCATAGTTAAGGACAAGTGTTTGAGACTAGATGAGGTTATGATAGTTACAGGGTTAACTTAGATGCTATGACTTTTTCCTATAGTTTGTGGGATTTTTCTGGGATCCAATGTGTGCATGCAAACACAGCAATAAATTTTATCCATCAAACACCTGATGGATACATCAATGCGTACTTTTCTAAAGACAAATTTTATCCATTAAATCGTAACTCTTTCGTACAGACTCCACTTTTgacattctttttctcaaaattcttatcttAAAGAGTACTATAGTTTTCCTTTTGGTGAATTTagctaaaagtcaaccattcCTCTTCATGCTACTACTTCTTCACCACAACCATCTCCAGTTCAAGTTATTCCTACTTCTCTTCGATCATCCCCAGTTCAAGTTGCTTCAACTTTTTAGGGGGAGTCAAGTTTATCTGATTTTCAATCAATGGTGCTTTCCAAGCTTACACAGTTGGTCAACTTGACTGAGTCACTGGGACAACATCTGAGCAATGTAGAAGCTGATGTGGCTCACATAAAGCGCTTACGATCCATGGTGGGTGTCACAAAAGAAATAGATTCTCCCTCCACCTCTCAACACGATGATCAGCCACCAACGCCTACTGGTAACAATCCTCGCACTCTGTTTCAACTTCTTCCTTCATTTAAATCCTCCTTCCCTAATTCCATCTCCTCCACTCAGAACTCCTCTAGGGTCTCTTTAAAATGTTGATGATGCCAAAAAGGGTGAGAATTGTAAAGAAATAGTACTACACTATGACTCTTCTAAAGATGATGATCAGCTTGATACTTATGACGATGATAATGATAAAGGATTAACGGATATGGATTTTATGTCACAAGCTGTGCCTCTAACTATTATTTATCCAAATGTTATTcttgagagggggggggggggggagggattCACGCAATGTCCCAAAAATCCAaggtaaaaatttaatttttaaaataataaatcataCAAATGAGTTGTTCCAAAACCGATCAAAGTGGAACTCGGATCTTCTTAGCCTATGACTGCAA is a window of Lactuca sativa cultivar Salinas chromosome 1, Lsat_Salinas_v11, whole genome shotgun sequence DNA encoding:
- the LOC111879263 gene encoding F-box/FBD/LRR-repeat protein At1g13570, with the protein product MNLMTESNGRVVSCVGEDRISNLPEHLIDSILERIPVQDTVRTSIISKSWRYRWTKLKAVVFDKHFSNKFAKNGAFGRNGFVRIINQVLFLHKGPILKFHLNIPNMVLDSFLEVDQWMSFLSRQGVTELVLTNLNQRYELPSYLFCFLELRKLELQNCFYKPLEFEGFLNLEELFLKDIDFGASLSGAKVNLPQLKKLSLYWCINVYNFNIKATKLQYLEVLTCPDAMLIQLLDSPCLFEVVIILQNRIQDYEQAEKTNLATIFSNLPTVRTFGIDSYFVKFLAAEKIPKLLPHPICSLKCLWLLFFQLGDLDLLHAALCLLRNSPNLESLHMYMQDMQDPRVDVGPASNHLESPNCLDCTLDQLQTVEITYLEGSKPELLFIKLLLAHSPSLEKLTITASGDLDAKKILAISKDVMRFPRASPKAEVVYLNSEA